One part of the Saccharomyces mikatae IFO 1815 strain IFO1815 genome assembly, chromosome: 1 genome encodes these proteins:
- the ATS1 gene encoding Ats1p (similar to Saccharomyces cerevisiae ATS1 (YAL020C); ancestral locus Anc_7.79), translating into MSCVYAFGSNGRGQLGLAHDEDMDTPQRSAMGNGGIVEKIACGGNHSLVLMHDGKVMGCGDNRRGELNGEQALQQVRGWTPVEVAAPVVDIACGWDTSVIVDAAGHIWQRGSGSYGFKQLHIPLHPSDGRIAVYGCFQNFAVAQGTKVYGWGSNTKCQLQKQKCRSIAEPTLVCDTGSVSVDYVAMGKDFIVIVDKDGRIVHASGRLPMGFQLEQQQARRDLVVKCMWTSIHIWDRRLNTVESFGRGTHSQLFPQEGLGLPIVDITTGSEHGVLVTTNQEGKSRHYQVYCWGWGEHGNCGPQKGSRPGLQFAGQYSSKPLVFGGCATTWIVL; encoded by the coding sequence ATGAGTTGTGTATACGCATTTGGGTCCAACGGACGAGGACAACTTGGATTGGCGCACGATGAGGACATGGACACGCCGCAGAGGTCTGCGATGGGCAATGGTGGAATAGTGGAGAAGATAGCGTGTGGTGGAAACCACAGTTTAGTGCTGATGCACGATGGAAAAGTGATGGGATGTGGAGATAACAGACGGGGCGAACTGAACGGTGAGCAAGCATTGCAGCAGGTGCGTGGCTGGACGCCAGTAGAAGTAGCAGCACCTGTGGTAGATATAGCGTGCGGCTGGGACACGTCAGTTATTGTTGATGCTGCTGGTCACATCTGGCAGCGAGGGAGCGGTAGTTACGGGTTCAAGCAGCTACACATACCGCTGCATCCCAGCGATGGGCGCATTGCAGTTTACGGATGCTTTCAGAATTTCGCAGTGGCACAAGGCACCAAGGTATACGGGTGGGGCAGCAACACCAAATGCCAATTGCAGAAGCAAAAATGTCGATCAATAGCCGAGCCTACGTTAGTGTGTGATACAGGGTCTGTATCCGTGGATTACGTCGCCATGGGCAAGGACTTCATAGTAATAGTGGACAAAGACGGCCGCATAGTACACGCATCCGGTCGCCTGCCCATGGGGTTCCAGCTCGAACAACAACAGGCGAGACGCGACCTTGTGGTCAAGTGCATGTGGACTTCGATCCACATCTGGGATAGGCGCCTCAATACCGTGGAGTCGTTTGGTAGAGGCACACACTCACAACTGTTCCCGCAAGAGGGCCTAGGCCTTCCCATCGTCGATATCACGACTGGAAGCGAGCATGGTGTCCTTGTAACAACCAATCAAGAAGGCAAGTCCCGGCATTATCAAGTATATTGCTGGGGCTGGGGGGAGCATGGAAACTGTGGTCCGCAGAAAGGTTCGCGGCCTGGCCTGCAGTTCGCAGGCCAGTACTCTAGCAAGCCTCTCGTGTTTGGCGGCTGTGCTACCACGTGGATCGTGCTCTAG
- the CCR4 gene encoding CCR4-NOT core exoribonuclease subunit CCR4 (similar to Saccharomyces cerevisiae CCR4 (YAL021C); ancestral locus Anc_7.78): MNDASLLGYPNLGPQQQQQQQQQQQQQHAGLLGKGTPNTLQQQLHINQLSNIPPPGLMSNNDVHTPSNNNSRQLLDQLANGNANMLNMNMDNSNSNNNNNNNNGGGTGMMMNASTGAANPIGMIPTVGTPVNINVNASNPLLHPHLDDPSLLNNPIWKLQLHLAAVSAQSLGQPNIYARQNAMKKYLATQQAQQAQQQAQVQQQVPQQAPGQMGSGPQAAPSSLQPADFQQSHIAEASKSLVDCTKQALMEMADTLTENKAAKKQQPTGDSTPSGTAANSAVSTPLTPKIELFANGKDEANQALLQHKKLSQYSIDEDDDIENRMVMPKDSKYDDQLWHALDLSNLQIFNISPNIFKYDFLTRLYLNGNSLTELPPEIKHLSNLRVLDLSHNRLTSLPPDLGSCFQLKYLYFFDNMITTLPWEFGNLCNLQFLGVEGNPLERQFLKILTEKSVTGLIFYLRDNRPEISLPHERRFIEINTDGEPQREYDSLQQSTEHLSVDLAKRTFTVLSYNTLCQHYATPKMYRYTPSWALSWDYRRNKLKEQILSYDSDLLCLQEVESKTFEDYWVPLLDKHGYTGIFHAKARAKTMHSKDSKKVDGCCIFFKKDQFKLITKDAMDFSGAWMKHKKFQRTEDYLNRAMNKDNVALFLKLQHIPSGDTIWAVTTHLHWDPKFNDVKTFQVGVLLDHLETLLREETTHNFRQDIKKSPVLICGDFNSYINSAVYELISTGRVQINQEGNGRDFGYMSEKNFSHNLALKSSYNCIGELPFTNFTPSFTDVIDYIWFSTHALRVRGLLGEVDPDYVSKFIGFPNDKFPSDHIPLLARFEFMKTNTGSRKV; this comes from the coding sequence ATGAACGACGCTTCTTTATTAGGCTACCCTAACCTGGGCCcgcagcaacagcagcagcagcaacaacaacagcagcaacagcatGCCGGACTACTAGGAAAGGGTACACCGAATACCCTACAGCAGCAGCTACACATCAACCAGCTTTCTAATATACCTCCACCGGGGCTCATGAGCAACAACGATGTACACACTCCCAGCAATAACAACTCGCGCCAGTTGCTTGACCAATTGGCTAACGGGAACGCGAACATGCTCAATATGAACATGGATAAtagcaacagcaacaataacaacaataacaacaatggCGGTGGTACCgggatgatgatgaacGCCTCGACTGGCGCAGCCAATCCTATAGGGATGATTCCAACCGTGGGCACGCCTGTGAACATCAATGTAAACGCCAGCAACCCTTTATTACACCCACACTTGGATGACCCTTCTTTACTAAACAACCCGATCTGGAAGCTTCAATTGCACCTGGCTGCAGTTTCTGCACAATCTTTGGGACAGCCCAACATCTATGCCAGGCAAAACGCCATGAAGAAGTACTTGGCTACGCAACAGGCTCAGCAAGCGCAGCAACAAGCGCAGGTACAGCAGCAGGTGCCACAGCAGGCGCCGGGCCAAATGGGCTCTGGACCTCAAGCTGCACCATCTTCTCTGCAGCCTGCCGACTTTCAACAATCCCACATTGCAGAAGCCTCCAAATCACTAGTCGACTGCACCAAGCAGGCTCTAATGGAGATGGCCGATACTCTCACTGAGAATAAAGCTGCGAAGAAACAACAGCCCACGGGCGACAGCACTCCTTCAGGTACTGCTGCTAACAGTGCAGTGTCCACACCATTGACCCCGAAAATAGAGTTGTTTGCTAATGGCAAGGACGAAGCTAATCAGGCGCTCTTGCAACACAAGAAACTCTCTCAGTACAGTatcgatgaagatgacgacATTGAAAACAGAATGGTCATGCCCAAGGACTCCAAGTACGATGACCAATTATGGCACGCGCTAGACTTGTCCAACTTACAAATCTTCAACATCAGTCCCAACATCTTCAAGTACGATTTTCTAACGAGGCTGTATTTAAATGGTAACAGCCTCACCGAATTACCTCCAGAGATCAAGCACCTAAGTAACCTACGTGTTTTGGACCTGTCACACAACAGATTGACGTCTCTGCCCCCGGACTTGGGCTCATGTTTTCAACTTAAATACCTATACTTTTTCGACAATATGATCACCACATTACCATGGGAGTTCGGCAACTTGTGCAACCTGCAATTCCTTGGTGTAGAGGGAAACCCCTTAGAAAggcaatttttgaagatccTCACAGAAAAATCTGTCACAGGATTGATTTTCTATTTAAGAGATAACAGACCGGAAATTTCTTTACCACACGAACGTAGGTTCATTGAAATCAATACCGATGGGGAACCACAGAGGGAGTACGACTCTTTACAGCAATCCACAGAACATTTGTCCGTCGATTTGGCCAAGAGGACGTTCACCGTCTTATCCTACAATACCCTCTGCCAACACTATGCTACTCCAAAGATGTACCGTTACACACCATCCTGGGCGTTGAGTTGGGATTACAGACGCAATAAGTTAAAGGAACAGATTCTGTCATATGATAGCGATCTATTGTGTTTACAAGAAGTGGAGTCCAAGACTTTTGAAGACTACTGGGTGCCCTTATTGGATAAGCATGGTTATACTGGTATTTTCCATGCAAAGGCAAGGGCCAAGACCATGCATTCTAAGGATTCCAAGAAAGTCGATGGATGttgtattttcttcaagaaagaCCAATTCAAATTGATCACCAAGGACGCTATGGATTTTAGTGGTGCTTGGATGAAACACAAAAAGTTCCAAAGAACCGAAGACTATTTAAATCGTGCGATGAATAAGGACAACGTTGCGCTCTTCTTAAAGCTGCAACACATCCCTAGCGGTGATACCATATGGGCGGTCACCACACATTTACACTGGGATCCAAAATTCAATGATGTTAAGACGTTCCAAGTGGGTGTGTTGCTGGACCATCTGGAAACACTGCTCAGGGAAGAGACGACACACAATTTTAGACAggatataaaaaaatctccgGTGCTTATTTGTGGTGATTTCAATTCATATATCAATTCCGCCGTATACGAATTGATAAGTACAGGTCGTGTCCAAATAAATCAGGAGGGAAATGGCAGAGATTTCGGTTACATGtcagaaaagaatttctcGCATAACTTGGCTTTGAAATCTAGTTACAATTGTATCGGAGAACTGCCATTCACCAATTTCACACCCTCCTTCACAGACGTCATTGACTACATATGGTTTTCCACACACGCTCTCAGGGTCCGCGGGCTATTAGGCGAAGTAGACCCTGACTACGTAAGTAAGTTCATTGGGTTCCCCAACGACAAATTCCCCAGTGACCATATACCACTGTTAGCAAGGTTTGAATTTATGAAAACAAATACAGGCAGCAGAAAGGTATAA
- the FUN30 gene encoding DNA-dependent ATPase FUN30 (similar to Saccharomyces cerevisiae FUN30 (YAL019W); ancestral locus Anc_7.80), which translates to MSGSHSNDEDDIVQVPETSSPTKAASSSPLKPSSSTIPDANVASLRSRFTFKPSDPSQGAHTSKPLPSGSPEVALVNLAREFPDFSQTLVQAVFKSNSFNLQSARERLTRLRQQRQNWTWNKNASPKKAETPPPVKKALPLANTGRLSSIHGNTSNKSSKITVAKQKTSIFDRYSNVINQKQYTFELPNNLNIDSEALSKLPVNYNKKRRLVRADQHPMGKSHESASTQLGSAREKLLASRKYGGRTDDNEEEEEESMMTDDDDASGDDYTESTPQINLDEQVLQFINDSDIVDLSDLSDTTMHKAQLIVSHRPYSSLNAFINTKFSDKDTEENASNKRKRRAAATANESERLLDKITQSIRGYNAIESVIKKCSSYGDLVTSQMKKWGVQVEGDNSELDLMNLGEDGNDDDDDEDNNSNNSSSNSNTAGANDDGKEKEDARAVVEGFDETSAEPTPAPAERETKRTRNTAKSEADGDEEDVDLEAIDDELPQSEHEDDDYEEEDEDYNDEEEDVEYDDEDDDDDDDEFVAVRKNRHVASTTNRNGRKPIVKFFKGKPRLLSSEISLKDYQQTGINWLNLLYQNKMSCILADDMGLGKTCQVISFFAYLKQINEPGPHLVVVPSSTLENWLREFQKFAPALKIEPYYGSLQEREELRDILERNSGKYDVIVTTYNLAAGNKYDVSFLKNRNFNVVVYDEGHMLKNSTSERFAKLMKIRANFRLLLTGTPLQNNLKELMSLLEFIMPNLFISKKESFDAIFKQRAKTTDDNKSHNPLLAQEAITRAKTMMKPFILRRRKDQVLKHLPPKHTHIQYCELNPVQKKIYDKEIQIVLEHKRMIKDGELPQQEKGKSKTQSSSSKNLIMALRKASLHPLLFRNIYDDKMITKMSDAILDEPAYSENGNREYIKEDMSYMTDFELHKLCCNFPNTLSKYQLHNDEWMQSGKIDALKKLLKTIIVDKQEKVLIFSLFTQVLDILEMVLSTLNYKFLRLDGSTQVNDRQLLIDKFYEDKEIPIFILSTKAGGFGINLVCANNVIIFDQSFNPHDDRQAADRAHRVGQTKEVNITTLITKDSIEEKIHQLAKNKLALDSYISEDKKSQDVLESKVSDMLEDIIYDENSTPKKT; encoded by the coding sequence ATGAGCGGCTCCCATTCAAACGATGAGGATGACATAGTGCAAGTGCCCGAGACGTCCTCTCCCACCAAGGCAGCGTCGTCATCTCCCCTAAAGCCTAGCTCGTCGACGATTCCGGATGCAAACGTAGCCTCTCTGAGGAGCAGGTTCACTTTCAAGCCTTCTGATCCGAGCCAAGGGGCCCATACTTCAAAGCCGCTCCCATCTGGAAGTCCTGAAGTGGCACTGGTTAACCTGGCGAGAGAGTTCCCTGATTTCTCTCAGACTCTGGTACAGGCTGTTTTTAAGTCTAACTCCTTCAACTTGCAGTCTGCCAGGGAACGTCTTACGAGATTGAGGCAGCAGAGACAAAACTGGACATGGAACAAGAACGCATCTCCCAAGAAGGCAGAGACCCCGCCACCTGTCAAAAAGGCATTGCCATTGGCTAATACAGGCCGTTTATCTTCTATTCATGGCAACACTAGCAACAAGTCTTCCAAGATCACTGTGGCCAAACAGAAAACGTCCATCTTTGACCGTTACTCGAACGTCATCAACCAGAAACAATACACTTTTGAACTGCCAAATAACCTGAACATAGACTCCGAGGCACTCAGCAAGTTGCCCGTGAACTACaacaaaaagagaagactGGTTAGAGCAGATCAGCATCCAATGGGTAAGTCTCATGAGTCTGCCTCTACGCAATTAGGATCTGCAAGGGAGAAACTCCTGGCGAGCCGCAAATACGGCGGCCGTACGGACGACAATGAGGAAGAGGAGGAGGAAAGTATGATGACCGACGACGACGATGCAAGTGGCGACGACTATACGGAATCCACGCCGCAAATAAACCTTGATGAACAAGTTTTACAGTTCATTAATGATTCTGATATTGTCGATCTCTCCGATCTCTCCGATACCACCATGCATAAGGCACAACTGATAGTCTCCCATAGGCCCTATTCTTCCCTAAACGCCTTTATAAATACAAAATTTAGTGATAAGGACACTGAGGAGAATGCTTCGAACAAGAGGAAAAGGCGCGCAGCGGCAACTGCCAACGAAAGCGAAAGGTTACTTGATAAGATTACCCAAAGTATTAGAGGTTACAATGCAATTGAGTCCGTGATCAAGAAGTGTTCCTCCTACGGTGATTTGGTAACTTCAcaaatgaagaaatggGGTGTACAAGTGGAAGGTGATAACTCCGAGTTAGATTTAATGAACCTTGGTGAAGATGGCaacgatgatgacgatgatgaggataataatagtaataatagtaGTAGTAATAGTAATACTGCTGGTGCGAATGACGATGGCAAGGAAAAAGAGGACGCAAGGGCTGTGGTGGAAGGTTTTGATGAAACTAGTGCGGAACCCACACCCGCGCCAGCTGAAAGAGAAACGAAACGAACTAGGAACACAGCCAAGTCTGAAGCAGATGGGGACGAAGAAGATGTAGATTTGGAAGCAATTGATGACGAGCTGCCACAGTCGGAACATGAAGATGACGACtatgaagaggaagacgAGGACTATAACGATGAGGAAGAGGATGTGGAAtatgacgatgaagatgatgatgatgatgatgacgaatTTGTGGCCgtaagaaaaaacagaCATGTCGCTTCCACCACAAACAGAAACGGTCGTAAACCTATTGTTAAGTTCTTCAAAGGCAAACCCAGATTGTTAAGttcagaaatttcattGAAGGACTACCAGCAAACCGGCATAAACTGGTTGAATTTGCTATATCAAAATAAGATGTCATGTATTCTTGCAGACGATATGGGTCTAGGTAAGACGTGTCAAGTCATTTCATTCTTCGCATACTTGAAACAGATAAACGAACCAGGGCCTCACCTGGTTGTTGTGCCATCGTCGACGTTAGAAAATTGGTTAAGGGAGTTCCAGAAATTCGCGCCTGCCTTAAAGATTGAGCCCTACTATGGCTCTTTACAAGAGAGGGAAGAACTGCGTGATATTCTGGAAAGGAACTCTGGAAAATATGATGTTATCGTGACCACGTATAACTTAGCTGCAGGCAATAAATACGAcgtttcatttttgaaaaatagaaacTTCAACGTTGTGGTTTATGATGAAGGCCatatgttgaaaaattccacATCAGAGAGATTTGcaaaattgatgaagattCGGGCAAATTTCCGTCTTTTATTGACTGGTACACCCTTACAGAACAACTTGAAGGAACTAATGTCGCTTTTGGAATTTATCATGCctaatcttttcatttctaaAAAGGAATCATTTGATGCAATCTTCAAACAACGTGCTAAGACCACGGACGACAACAAAAGTCACAACCCGTTATTGGCGCAAGAAGCCATCACAAGAGCgaaaacaatgatgaaGCCGTTTATTTTGAGAAGACGTAAGGACCAAGTGCTGAAGCACTTGCCACCAAAGCACACGCATATCCAATACTGTGAGTTGAACCCAgtgcaaaagaaaatatatgaTAAGGAGATTCAAATTGTGTTAGAACATAAAAGAATGATTAAAGATGGTGAATTGccacaacaagaaaaaggaaaatctAAAACACAATCATCAAGTTCCAAAAATCTAATAATGGCATTGCGTAAGGCTTCTCTTCACCCGCTTCTATTTCGAAATATTTATGATGACAAAATGATTACTAAAATGAGTGACGCCATCTTAGATGAACCTGCATATTCAGAGAACGGTAACAGGGAATATATTAAAGAAGACATGAGTTATATGACGGATTTTGAATTGCATAAGCTATGTTGTAACTTCCCCAACACGTTGTCCAAGTATCAACTTCATAACGATGAGTGGATGCAATCGGGTAAGATTGATGCcctaaaaaaattgttgaaaacaATCATCGTGGACAAACAGGAAAAAGTTCTGATATTCTCTTTGTTCACTCAAGTCCTGGATATTCTAGAAATGGTGCTGTCCACGTTGAATTATAAATTTTTAAGATTAGACGGGTCCACGCAAGTGAACGATAGGCAACTATTGATTGATAAGTTTTATGAAGATAAGGAAATCCCTATTTTTATCTTATCAACAAAAGCAGGTGGATTTGGTATTAACTTAGTCTGTGCAAATaatgttattatttttgacCAAAGTTTTAACCCACATGATGATAGACAAGCTGCTGATAGAGCACATCGTGTCGGGCAAACAAAAGAAGTCAATATAACAACATTGATTACTAAGGATTCGattgaagagaaaattcatcaactagcgaaaaataaactagcattggattcctatatcaGCGAGGATAAAAAATCTCAGGATGTGTTGGAAAGTAAAGTTAGTGATATGTTGGAAGATATAATCTATGATGAAAACTCGACACCAAAGAAAACGTAA